The proteins below come from a single Triticum aestivum cultivar Chinese Spring chromosome 5D, IWGSC CS RefSeq v2.1, whole genome shotgun sequence genomic window:
- the LOC123124070 gene encoding obtusifoliol 14-alpha demethylase-like, with the protein MTAGWAAVWFTAGLVFITVIVLRIIRGTSIVAPTSGKPPPPVVNGLAFLGLLPRLLTIDLPAKINCLYSKYGSVFTVSPFGLCNVTFLIGPEVQAHFFQGLESEINHGNLLEFLVPMFGQEVGQGVDAATRTEQSRFYLDALKQSKLRRHLESMLQEVEGYFGKWGQEGIVDLKHEFEELLMLISSRCLLGKEVREKMFDEFYKLFRDVENGVNMISVFFPYIPIPANRRRDKARLKLIELLSETVRSRKSSVGAEEDVLQRLIDSKYKDGRSTTETEVTGMIIALIFGGKHTSSLACTWTGASLLTHSKFLAAASQEQKEIMMKYNNKIEYDALLEMNNLHSCIKEALRINPPTTMLVRKALKHFTVRTRQGQEYEIPKGHTLASPIIQNNNMPYIYKNPHLYDPDRFGPARQEDVVGGKFSYTSFGGGRHFCSGDAYAYMQVKVIWSHLLNNFDLKLLSPYPKTDWSKLIPEPKGSMIVSYKRRPLLG; encoded by the exons ATGACAGCTGGTTGGGCCGCCGTGTGGTTCACTGCGGGTCTTGTTTTCATCACTGTGATCGTACTCAGGATCATAAGAGGAACAAGTATCGTTGCTCCAACCAGTGGGAAACCACCTCCACCTGTGGTGAATGGTCTTGCTTTTCTGGGACTTTTACCTAGACTTCTTACAATTGACCTTCCAGCTAAGATAAACTGCCTATACAGTAAGTATGGCAGTGTGTTCACAGTTAGTCCTTTTGGACTATGTAATGTGACCTTTCTGATCGGGCCGGAGGTCCAAGCTCACTTCTTTCAAGGGTTGGAGTCGGAGATTAATCATGGCAATCTTCTTGAGTTCCTTGTACCCATGTTTGGACAAGAGGTAGGTCAAGGCGTCGATGCGGCCACTCGGACTGAGCAGTCCCGCTTTTATCTTGATGCATTGAAGCAATCCAAATTGAGGAGACATCTTGAGTCTATGCTTCAAGAGGTGGAG GGCTACTTTGGCAAATGGGGCCAGGAGGGCATAGTTGATTTAAAACATGAGTTTGAAGAGTTACTCATGTTGATATCAAGCCGATGTCTACTAGGAAAAGAGGTTCGGGAGAAGATGTTTGATGAGTTCTATAAACTATTCCGTGACGTCGAAAACGGAGTGAACATGATCAGTGTCTTCTTCCCATATATTCCAATTCCAGCAAACCGTCGGCGTGACAAAGCACGTCTGAAGCTCATAGAATTGCTCTCCGAAACTGTGAGGTCACGGAAGAGCTCAGTTGGGGCCGAGGAAGACGTGCTACAGAGATTGATAGATTCCAAGTATAAAGACGGCCGCTCCACAACCGAAACAGAGGTAACCGGGATGATCATTGCATTGATCTTTGGTGGAAAGCACACAAGTTCCCTTGCTTGCACTTGGACTGGAGCTTCATTACTCACTCATTCAAAGTTCTTAGCAGCTGCATCCCAGGAGCAAAAGGAAATCATGATGAAATACAACAATAAAATAGAATATGATGCCTTGCTAGAGATGAATAACCTTCATAGTTGTATTAAAGAGGCACTTCGGATAAATCCGCCAACAACAATGTTGGTTCGCAAGGCACTTAAACATTTCACAGTGCGCACTAGACAAGGCCAAGAGTATGAAATTCCCAAGGGGCATACTCTTGCAAGTCCCATAATACAAAACAATAACATGCCTTACATTTACAAGAACCCTCACTTGTATGATCCAGATCGGTTTGGTCCCGCAAGGCAGGAGGATGTAGTTGGCGGCAAGTTCTCTTACACATCTTTTGGTGGTGGAAGGCATTTTTGCAGTGGGGATGCCTATGCTTACATGCAAGTTAAAGTTATATGGAGCCACTTGCTCAACAACTTTGATCTCAAATTATTGTCTCCTTATCCCAAGACTGATTGGAGTAAGTTAATCCCAGAGCCTAAAGGAAGTATGATCGTCAGCTACAAGAGACGTCCACTGTTGGGTTAG